A region of Arabidopsis thaliana chromosome 5, partial sequence DNA encodes the following proteins:
- a CDS encoding Plant thionin family protein (Plant thionin family protein; LOCATED IN: endomembrane system; BEST Arabidopsis thaliana protein match is: Plant thionin family protein (TAIR:AT5G36720.1); Has 74 Blast hits to 74 proteins in 2 species: Archae - 0; Bacteria - 0; Metazoa - 0; Fungi - 0; Plants - 74; Viruses - 0; Other Eukaryotes - 0 (source: NCBI BLink).), with translation MATQTIKKIYSVLMIVVLLTMIVSTYASTVEVCVKHCVPNQCMKVSQKATLPLCETACTKLCNENKHEEYVVPRSYCNGLFWFLCDT, from the coding sequence ATGGCAactcaaacaataaaaaagatatacaGTGTTTTGATGATTGTAGTTTTATTAACGATGATTGTTTCAACATACGCGAGTACGGTGGAAGTATGTGTTAAGCATTGTGTCCCGAATCAATGCATGAAAGTTTCTCAAAAGGCAACTCTTCCATTATGTGAGACTGCTTGCACAAAACTCtgcaatgaaaacaaacatgagGAATATGTCGTGCCTCGAAGTTACTGCAATGGATTATTCTGGTTTCTATGTGATACCTGA
- a CDS encoding U3 small nucleolar RNA-associated protein (unknown protein; BEST Arabidopsis thaliana protein match is: unknown protein (TAIR:AT5G36722.1); Has 1807 Blast hits to 1807 proteins in 277 species: Archae - 0; Bacteria - 0; Metazoa - 736; Fungi - 347; Plants - 385; Viruses - 0; Other Eukaryotes - 339 (source: NCBI BLink).): MATSANPPVVKSLSISQGRKRFVFKKFSQRIIDIKVFRILDKVKAEPPSEGSSLRRRMGEDV, from the exons ATGGCGACTTCAGCTAATCCCCCGGTCGTAAAGTCGCTCAGCATATCCCAGGGGCGTAAGAGATTTGTG TTCAAGAAATTCTCTCAAAGAATCATTGACATTAAAGTGTTTAGGATCTTGGATAAGGTGAAGGCTGAGCCCCCTTCAGAGGGATCCTCATTGCGTCGTAGAATGGGAGAggatgtttga